A single Endomicrobiales bacterium DNA region contains:
- the hflX gene encoding GTPase HflX, translating into MEKCFLAALKLPNIKPLQLHHSLEELRSLAHSAGAITDDVFIQSRNKIDPAYYFGIGKATEISELAQEKKINTLIIDDEIKPSQQRNLQELTKLKIVDRTRLILDIFAKRAQSKEGKLQVERAQLAYNLTHLACNGIFLDSQKGGIGTRGPGEKKLETDQRKIKNQITALDKELEEIKRHRDTSGKERINSGTPLIAIVGYTNAGKSTLLNTLAKTKDPVYADNRLFATLDTATRSVSMSEGRKALFTDTVGFINKLPHQLIAAFQSTLSGLSQAHCLLHIIDASNDNYIQQKNTVYEVLEEVGSGEVPVIEVYNKIDLAPDGRLAKIKKEIDKCFFISAKNGKGIDELLNGISRAVMPKLRRKIFNIPFGKESAVAQIRSMALIDSQRYSQKGMRIDLRAIPAIINKINHLLEN; encoded by the coding sequence TACCTAATATAAAACCATTGCAACTGCATCACTCATTAGAAGAACTGCGCAGTCTTGCACATAGTGCCGGCGCAATAACTGATGATGTCTTTATCCAAAGCAGAAATAAAATTGACCCCGCTTATTACTTCGGTATTGGAAAAGCTACCGAGATAAGTGAACTTGCACAAGAAAAAAAAATCAACACATTAATTATTGATGATGAAATAAAACCATCTCAACAAAGAAATCTGCAAGAACTAACTAAACTTAAAATAGTTGACCGCACCCGTTTGATACTTGATATTTTTGCCAAGCGCGCTCAATCAAAAGAGGGTAAATTGCAAGTTGAAAGGGCGCAACTTGCTTACAACCTAACTCACCTTGCATGTAATGGAATTTTTCTTGACAGCCAAAAAGGCGGTATAGGAACACGCGGACCAGGTGAAAAAAAACTTGAAACAGACCAGCGCAAAATTAAAAATCAAATTACAGCTTTAGATAAAGAGTTAGAAGAAATAAAACGCCATAGGGACACCTCCGGCAAAGAGCGCATAAACTCCGGCACGCCACTAATTGCAATAGTTGGATACACAAACGCAGGCAAATCAACGCTTCTAAACACTCTTGCAAAAACAAAAGACCCTGTTTATGCCGACAATAGACTTTTTGCTACACTTGATACCGCCACAAGATCTGTTTCAATGAGTGAGGGAAGAAAAGCTTTATTTACCGACACAGTTGGTTTTATAAACAAACTACCTCACCAGCTAATTGCAGCATTTCAATCAACACTTTCGGGGCTATCTCAGGCACACTGCCTGTTGCATATTATAGATGCATCAAATGACAACTATATTCAACAAAAAAATACTGTTTACGAAGTACTTGAAGAAGTTGGTTCTGGCGAAGTTCCTGTAATTGAGGTTTACAATAAAATTGACTTAGCACCTGATGGGAGATTGGCAAAAATAAAAAAAGAAATTGATAAATGCTTTTTTATATCTGCCAAAAATGGCAAGGGAATAGATGAGCTTTTAAATGGCATTAGCCGTGCGGTTATGCCAAAACTTCGCAGAAAAATATTCAACATACCATTTGGAAAAGAAAGTGCAGTAGCCCAAATACGCTCAATGGCACTGATAGATTCACAGAGATACAGTCAAAAAGGTATGCGTATAGACTTGCGCGCAATACCGGCAATAATAAATAAAATAAACCACTTGTTGGAGAACTAA